The genomic segment ttggaatgtactaaaatgtggtccaaaaAGCTTGAGAATGATCTGCATGATTATTGTACGATCGGTTCTTGTTCCTCAGATGGGGAAGACCAACCCGCTGACGGCGCCGCGTCGAGAGCACCGCATTCTGAGGATGGTGTTGACCTTGGTGTCGTGCTACCTGCTGTGTTGGATGCCGTACGGCGTGGTGGCGCTCGTGACCACCTTCGGCGGCTCGCGGCTGGTCACGCCCTCCACCAGCGTGGTGCCCTCCGTCCTGGCCAAGTTCAGCACCGTCATCAACCCCGTCATCTACGTCTTCTTCAACAACCAGGTGGGAGCGACAGTTTTGATTTTCTTGTATCGCAACGATATCATCGCTAATATTCcgcttgtgttttgtttgtcctAGTTTTCTCAATGTCTCATGACCTTCGTGAAGTGCAAAGCGCGGCCGCTGTCGGTCCGAGAGGTGCGGCGTCGCTCGCTCGGCAGCATTACCGACCACGGCCTTGGCGACAGCCGCCGGGCCCTCGTCGTCCGCTACACGCCGCAGCGGCCTGTCAATCTCAGGACTGACGGAAGGTGACCCGGTCCAGTCAGTGGATTGTTTGACATCGGACCTCTACACACGCGCTATGAGGAAGAAAATGGCGTGAGAAGTTGAAAGCGCTCACACGCTGTGCTCAAGAAGAAGTACCGGTATttgagaagaggaaaaaaaaagagactgggAAAAGTAGTACTGCTTAAAATTAGTAGAGACTCTGAAAGGAACTCAAAGATgaatttttattgtcatttactgtatatacgaTACTTATTTTGATAACTATtacctaaaataataaaacttcTCTGCACACGAAATACGTTTCCTTCTTTTAGTAACCCTTTTCaagtagtgatagaccgataccGTTTTTTCAAGACCGATACGATACCGAtttttagtagtcaaggagaccgattatcagtatttcaagccgatattcatttacagcaaaagagaaaatatgagctttaaagtaaaaataaaaaaatcttttaactcattcactcccatccattttcactgaagcaacctccttcgctcctggctgtatTACTGGATTTgggctgattttgcaaagcccacagaatagtgtgttctgttgctataaaagaatggaacctaccaaaagaaaaatgagtcacttctttcatcagggaaaaaaaaaagtatatttctatctgtttccgttttgtagcaattaacattagaatatagctaagtttcatcattcttcacaaatctgttgaaaacactggggaaaagagcttgtttgcaacatggccctggttgatctcttatactctattgccacctgctggccgtttttgcaggcactcatggccaacaatgaggcgctctaaagagCCAACAACAGCACTGAGCCCCGGGTCCAGCTATCAGATTTCACCCCATCTAGTGTTTTCTCACACCATGATGTGCGCACACTCACagccaacaatgaggcgctctaaagttgCTATGCATTTTGGGGCTCGCTAGCTAACGAACTGCATGTTgcaattgtggcatttaacaaCGGATAAGAATGACGGCAATTAGTTAAGTGAGGAGTAGCAACTCAAATGTTGACCGTAAGTTTCACGCCACAATTCAGCACAACATAACCATCGGTTTTGCACACGTATCTTGAACtgcacacaggaagtctgcagCACAGGTTCAAACGCACAACTTTGACTGTTGGACACGACACTGAACATTCACACGCGCTATGAAGCCAACAATGTGAGAAGAAAAACCACTGGAGCGGTTTGAACGCTTCACTTTTCTTTCAACAGTTAGCTTGGTGGTAAGCATCAGGGGTGTCGTGTGGGCCCATGCTCCAATTTCAACGTTTCACAAATGCCACAGTCGCCGCGTGGGCGCCCCAAAAGGAGACAATCGGTCTCGCTAATACGCCGCAATGCGCTAATACTGCCGGCCTCAGCGAGCACTCCTGACCTGGTTCTCATAAGAAAGTTGCACACATAGCAAGGCGCCACATCCCAAGTCAACAGTCGAACCTCCTGAACTCACTTTAGCATAGTTCCTTGACACCAAGATAACCACACGTCAGCAAAGCACTCATTTGGAgcccaaatcctctgatttcagcatatcaacagtaattgttcacttatttctgtagtccttcatgaaaaaagaaagaagaaaaaatatcttctgtgtttaatcaaaataagacatttgcaaacatctgtttttacttttacctttttttttttatcactatacaaatagGGAAATACGAAATAAACAATGACCGGTTAATAAGCAGTAATCgagtaaaaaaatgcttttgtatacatttgaatgcaaaattaaaatgaatccgattagtcgagagattaatcgattctaaaaatattcaatagtgacagttACTAATCTTAATGAAGCTCCTCAGCACACCTCAACATAATTCATTAACACCGAAATGCCACACGATGACGGCAAAGCACTATTTTAGTCTTAACGAAACTCCTCAATTCAGTTCAAAATAGTTACACCAAAATGCCATAAGTGGTGACAAAAACTCCCAGATAGAAAAAtgctattgttattttttacattagaaaataaaatcagcatcgtgttcattttgaataaaaatgcgcctttttaaaaaaatggccaaaGCAGCGGCTGACATGGAAACGCTGCTACAGCGCCGCCTCTGTCGTGTCTTTAGGCCACAGCCCTTCAAGGTTAACCCTTTTTGCGAGAGGACGATGCTGCCGAGTTGATTTCTCACCTTGCCAGAGAGGAAATGCAAATGAGAgcaaacctttttttccatcaagaagaagaggagggaaAATGACGCTGCAGCGGGCGCTTGGCATATGACAGCGTGAAGCGCACGCGGACGCCACTTTACGCTGGCTCGTCCCCGTTAGAATGATCAACACGTACCACAGCAGCGTGCCGTCGCTCCCGCCTCCGCTGCCCCCGCGCCAGTCTCAGGTGCTCATCCGGCCTCAAGCCTCGTCTGTCGGCCGCAGCAAGACTCTGCTTCGCTCTCTTCTGGGGGTCGCGGTGCTGCATTTGCTGCTCACTGCGGGGGGATTCGCCTTCCTCTACTCCACGGGCAGAACGgtaaaagataaatgaataagtaGTTGCTTTCAGTTTGGGaaactttcacattttcaatgtatagGTTTtctcacttaactctttgactgccagacgttttcagaaaagggatgccgtgggtgccagccgatttaagcattttgactgaccttttgactgatctttcaaggtccacagaaaattatgtgtttggactatggaaacacacattctaccaaatgaaagattggactctcatctttcatcagaaaaaaaagtttgtttctaccttaatccgtttttgagtaatcaacaatagaaaatggttagtttcaccactgttttgaaacaaacgtcttttaacgtctttggcactcctccatagggttttactaaacgttatttaacgtttttggcagtcaaagagttaacacatTTCAGACTTCagaatgactttttttcagCGTCACATTTAAAGTGATCATGTacgagtataaaaaaaaaattctccttaAGCggtaattgcttttttttttgtttttttgatgagCTCAGAAATACTATGGATTTTACATTTACCAACAGAAATACGCGACTGCGAAAGTAAAAGTAATTGCAATAATGTAATTGAATATACACTACACAACCAATCACTTAATTTTACTTCACAGAAACCATTGGCAATTATTACCGCACTACTGGACACTTTATATTGTTTAATGACTATGAATTTTAGTATTTATATTCTAAAGAGGCCTGTTAGCTGAAGGGGACAAAttcaaagtatatttttattcagATTCCAAAACTATCCTGTCTAAATATTTCAAGATAACATTAaattataatcagaaaaacagtcTAGAAATGATGtggttaaaagcattttttgttttttaaaggacatTTATAAAACTCCTTAAGATATGAACATGTATAAAAATTACTGTATGAAAACGttatatatactatatagaAATTATAAGCAGTTTATAATTAGAAAAGgtcttgaattaaaaataaataaattaagtttTACTTTTAAGTTCATTAAGTAACAAAATGTGACCAACACGTACTGTATTGcttttatattcatattttgaaaCGATACTTCATTTAAGTTTTGgaatgtacagtaatttgtgGTCTGAAAGCACAGTAAGATATAGCCAGATCAATTCATCAAGTGAAACATTCTTAACCATCCGTAACTCAATTTTAAAGCAAATGTGCCATGCAATGTATTCGTTCAGTGGATAATGTTGACAGCGACACAATTTTTGCATTTCTCGTGCTttgccacaaaaacaaataacatttccATCAAAAAAAGAGTGTCTTAGTtagtattttaaatttaaactttttttttttttttgcttaagcTATTTCATAAGATTGGAGGTGTGCCTAATTTTGTGACAACTCAATGACCTTTCAAATGTTCTATGTTTCAATCCAACAGGAAAAGCCACCACTATTATCTGAAGGTAGAGTATGTTTCTTTTGTTCTTGTCTAAGATGAGCTAggccagtgtttcccaaccttttagTGAGCCATGTCCAtagtagttaaaaaataaaaaattaaatttaaagtgTTGTGTGAATGCTAACAAATGGACACACGGGtttattgtaccttctgccatctaaacATTGAATTGTTCTGCTTGTCATTATACTTCACTGGCTTAAGTAGATTAACATGTTCTGTAGTAACTGAATACCATTTTTACGACCAATATAAATGAAATTGGATCATGCTGATTATTTCTCAAGgcacagtggttgggaatcacagAGTTAGCCAAATAAAGCTGGAGATATAATAATAtttgtactgcaaaaaaaaaaacatgtactttATGTTTTGTGTTGGTTGCAGCTACTTTTCAGCAAAGTTCTTCCAGAACGTTGGCCCGCATGATTGTGGCGAAGCGAGCACACTTATCAACATGTAAGCAAAATGACCTTAACCGCTTTCTTTAATTCTTTATTGCGAGGCATAGCTAGcaaactcaatgtgcttcacttAGTAACAAAACATCAAAAATCAAGGACTATtcatttaagacatttaaaagcaaagtaaagaaatcaaaagtaatttattaagattattaaaagaaCAGACAGcgcaagattattattatttttaaataacgatTGTAAGATCATgtcttaaaaatgaatgactgACAACTTCGCTAGCTAAGAGTTAGCTAACGGCTAATTTGTTAAAGCTTGCTATGCTAGCTTACTTGTTGGTAGCTAGCTACGCACCAAAATTGGATTGCTGTTACATTCTTCGTAATCCTAACATATGTTCTTCTAATATTGGACATAAAAGTATTTAGTAAGTTAGAACTTGTTCTCACTGACCGTGTGGAAATACAGGAGGAAAATGGCACTTAGCTTGTCTCTCAAACTGGAGGAGCGAAGGCGGAAGGCGGCGCACTGGAGCTTAATTAATGACATGTGCAGAGTTCAATCAAATATTATCACTTGGTTTGCATACAAAGATACAGATATTAGTAATAACAATTTTTCTTTGTTAGGGAAACTTCATATTCACAAagccaacatttaaaaattggCTCCGTGCTTTAAGgtatttttgattgatattgtTACATAATTGAGTGTCTTACATTTGTAAACAATAAGGAAGGTAAGATTTTGGAAATATATTCAAATTTATTGGTTTAGTTGaagtttgtcaatttttttttttttactttagattACATTTAGGTTTATGATTATGTAACATCGAACTGGAACGTGATtgtttgtacatatttttgttgttgttcttattGTTATATTGACAAGCTATGGTACAgaattgtcaataaaaaaaggagaaaaggaaTTCAGAGGTGGACAATGGTGCTGACTTATCTATCAAAATGGATAAGTGCAAGGCAGAGTTAACCTAACTCTAGGTGAAATAACACCTACTCTGGACGTCATTGAActctaaaaatgttaaaatacaaatttaactaTGGAATTTAATTTTGGCTGTGCATTTCTAAAAGGTTAAAATTACTATCATTCATGatcaagcaaaacatttttaggaAGCTGGGACAGGCAACAaaagttttgtttcttttctcaagaacatgtattttacagttcattgtatgtattcttttttttttgttgtattgtaCACCCTACAAAAGACTACCTCACAGACCCGTTTGAGGATGCCAATTTGAACAGACCTGCTGATGTCTCCCCCCAGCAGGTTACCTCGAGTGGGACATGAAGCACTCGGTGCGAAGAAACATCAACTACTACCACAACAGCTGGCTGACGGTCCTGCAGCCCGGGGACTACATGGTCTTCTCCAGGGTAACCTTCTCCAAGGCCGACCCGGAAAGGCCGCTGGCCAGCGCCGTCAAGGTGAGGCGCGGCGAGTCGACCGACGAGACGGTGGCCATGCAGGCTTACTGCAACATCGACGCCTCGGGGTCCGGGTCCAAGCCCCAGCTGTGCACCGCCTCCACGGCGGAGGTGATTTCGCTGGAGAGGGGGAATCGGCTCAGCTTGTGGGTGCAGGACCTGTCTCTTGTGGACTACAGCCAGGCGGCCACCAGCTTTGGGATGTACAAACTTTGAAAGTGTGGACAAGAGGACAAGACTTAATTTATTCTATTGGACAGATTTTTCAGGATAGCGCTGAGAATGATTCTTTTGTGGTTATTATTCATTACAGCTGGACTGCTGGACAAGTATTTGTGCTCAAGAACTTAtgtgtgattctttttttttttttttaaagcaaaactaCCGCTCTGGAAAACATTAGAGATCActgtataaaaagtctacacaccccattCAAGTGGCAagtttttccaccattaatgttacagaaattcaaaaattcaactcaattacaaaaacacatttgaatctTTCTGAGAAaggtgtctttttttatttttatacttgtggttgcaaaagtgtgcacaccctctaagAACTGGGAAgtggatgtgatttttttttttatcaactcaGATGGGAGTCAACACACAGCTGCTGCCGTTTAAAGTGCCTCCAATTAAGCCTGCATGAAGTTTAGGTTTTCTGAACTCCTGTGTGGGGTTAGTATGTTTTCAGGAGAAAAAAACTACGCAAGCCTGGGTCACGTATGCAACAACATTCCTTTTGAGTAACGGTCAAACTTGAGATAATGCTGTACAGTGAACACCACTGCaagcataataataaatatatcgTAACACTCAAGACAATTGTTTAATTGTTTTGGAACAACTTGATCATATGTGAACAGTTTGGAAAAATTGAAAGTCACATACCGacaggaaatgtgtgtgtgtatgtgtgtgtgtgcgtgtgtgtgtggtctgctTGCAACACCTTCCATGATGTATGGTAAAGATCAAAAGAGTCACCATTTCCTTTTGTCAAACCAACCACGCTCCCAATatgaaatttttaataaaagaatGACAACGTAAAGTACAGAGTgcttatagaaaaaaatatgcaacaatacaataataataataattgcatagAACCTTTACAAGCAGACTTGGGGTGAGATAATAATTGCCACTGCAGTGAAGTGCTCAGTAAGGCTGCAGATGTTTTAAGCTATAAaaacacgcacgtacacacacacacacacacgcaacaaAATGAAGTATACAGGAAGTAGAGTGCCTGTCACACTTGCCACAGTGCTCTTGAGCAAGACACCCCCCGCCTTGTACCGATTGTATGACGATGATGAAAATTGGGACCTGCGCAGCAAAacgacgcttttttttttttgttaataaaattgTAAATTCTCTCTCCATTATTGCTTTCTTGTACAATATTTGTCATATTATGACAagctttgatttaaaaacagcatAATTTTAGTTCCCAAAAAAGCCTTATCGGGAGGCACTTTTAGGCTCAGCTCATAAATCAACGagactttttgacaatttggaTGTAAAACATTGACGccatttttgcttatttgagtGTATTTCAAAGAGTGAGAcaccacaaataaataaataaagcatttaaaaaaaaaaatccaaacaacaattaaaatgtaaataaaaacaatacatattTTAGAAATGAGAAGCATTATTTTCGTACTCATCAGTTTAAGCATCGGTCTATAAATGTGATTATCTgacttattatttttaaatatttacacaaaaacTGCGTGAACGTTCAAAATCAAACATTCATGCAGCTTTTTAACAAAAGAGTCGCACGTAACATTAATGGGGGGGAATTGATATGAATGAAAACTCTATAAATGTCCGGTCCATAGCTTAATTTTTCGATGACCCGACAGCACGACATACAAAAGATGGCAAAGGGGAGAAATAGTTGACATTGTGACAAGgcgcgcacacaaaaacaacggCGGACCTGATAGCTTCCTGTTCAGAcatcagcataaaaaaaaataaaatagcttcCTGTTCAGAcatcagcataaaaaaaaataaaatagcttcCTGTTCAGAcatcagcataaaaaaaaataaaaaattgaaaaaagaagcagaggctgccatgagcttttttttctccacttcctgGTTGAAAACTGTTCACAGTGGCGCTCGGCAAAAGAGGTGACGGGGTGTGAAAACGCGAGTgtgttgagacttttttttttttcgaaggAAAGTGTAGACGCGTGCTCATTTTTCAAGGAGTTTCGTTAAAACGTGCAGTGCTTTGCCAACATTTGGTGTCAAGggactatgttgaagtgaattgagaAGTTCAATTTAGACAAAAAtggtgctttgctgccatcttcaTGTCAAGGAACTATGTAGACGTGAGTTGAGGTTAGAAAACACTGACAGAGCGCAACCACATGTATTTGCACTGTGATgcaaccagaggtggcaaatccaggtccagggagtaaaaaccctgccacagtttggctagctagctagcaaaagaGCTAAAGCTAGCTAAAGCTagatagctccctagcaggtaaatgagcacccaagtagctcgctagctagcacctggggctaaagccaaactgtggcagggtttttactttctggacctggatttgccacctctgaacgCAACTTCTGCAGCTTTGCGGGCAAGAATGTCTGCACCTTGACCTGTCGTCATACAAcgaaacacacacatacgtgcACACAAAGCTGGTTcagtggccgccgccgccgccgccgctgtcgTCCCACGTGCAGTCGTTCTTCTGCTTGGCCAGCTTTCGCACCACTCTCTCCAGCTCTTTACGAGACTTCTGCTCCTCCTCCAGAAACTGCTTCATCCATTTGTTTTCCTGTCGCACAGATGACGGATCACATGTCGTatacttttagtcatttgtcCTTGTCATGGTGTGAAAAAATGGCATGTTGGGAGTAAAAATGTCTTGGAAAAAatatactgcaaaaaaaaacacccattgTACGTATTACATTTcagaaaaaatatcaataatgacaataaaataaaatgcaaactaTTGAACATTTTGCTGCTCGTTGGCCACACCTGGAGACGGTCACAGCTCCTCAGTAAGCTGCTGTAACAGTTAGTCAGCGACTGAACAATATGGAATTTTTGAGGCCCAGGTCAATTCAAAGTAGTGCCGTCagagttaaagcgttaactcagtgattaatcgcaaaaaatatcgcattcatcatgtattaatgcagattaatcacacagcTGATTCTTTAGCTCGACAGCGGATGGTTAAGTTAGAAGTAGCAAATGTTGTGTtcgagcaataaacataactacatgcattaaagtcaagcatttaataaatgtttgtgtttgacattcagaatatttgttgatGTCAAACTACTGCTGgggtgatatttttttcattttgaattatgcaagtaattaactggtTAGAAGAAGAGGGGATTGAGAGTGTGCAATGGAtctaaaaatgttgaagacatcctcacgacattaaatgtcgaaaggaTTAACCCAAAACGGGTGCTGTACAAATTTGGcgagcaaaaaaatgttgattaaaaaggctttttaatgaAGTGCTTAATCGTGAttgatcaaaattctaagatgtgattaatctgatcaaaaatgtaatcgtttggcAGCTCTAATTCAAACATTTGGCATAATAAAATTCTGGTAACTGATTAAAGGgccaattaataataataaaaataaaaatctaattgaCAAATAACTTGATTTTTGTAGATTAAATCAGCCAGTCAATTAATTGATCAGGCCTTcgtaatattagtcatttttcacagGGATTGTGAGTAGTGTTAGATTGTCTGCCTAAATTTGTCCGTAGCTCAAATTATTGTTTACAagttaaaatatgaattaaaaaaaacacacacacacagccgaAAAACAAGTATCTCGCGCCACCTGTACCTCAAAGCAACACTGTACTGTTAAAAATTTGCTGATAGAAAATGGGTCAAAATTAAGACTCCATTTGGTTGCACTTGAGAAAACGCACGAGAACAAACACGCTGTTAAGTCAGTACAATAAAGGTGACTATTACCTTTTTCAGTTCATGGACCTCATCCTTTAAAGCATACACCGCATCAACCAGACtcctgggggggaaaaaaaagaaagaaaaagaacccTAACATAGTATCCAGCTGTGAGGAGGGATTATTTCTAAGACTAGGTGCACTTGCACAATCAATGAACACACCTTGAAAGAATAGCGAGATAATTAGATAGAGCGATAAAAACAGATTTATAGAGCAAGCAATAGACATTGATAGAAAgatgttacaaaaatatatatatatatatatatatatatatatatatatatatatatatatatacagtatatatataaaaaaaggagagcaatgatgatgacatgtcaaatcggtaaaattgccgaatgaacaatactgagctctccagaagaaaaaaaagaaaaaaagaaagatgttaGCCTCCACGCCAAATTCAAGGTTACTCAagtccagaaaaagaaaatggatctATTTCGGAAGCAAATCACAAACACGATGACCGTCAATGAGTGGCACGCGCTTACTTCTCCTCAATGACCGTCTGCCC from the Vanacampus margaritifer isolate UIUO_Vmar chromosome 10, RoL_Vmar_1.0, whole genome shotgun sequence genome contains:
- the cd40lg gene encoding CD40 ligand isoform X1, giving the protein MINTYHSSVPSLPPPLPPRQSQVLIRPQASSVGRSKTLLRSLLGVAVLHLLLTAGGFAFLYSTGRTEKPPLLSEATFQQSSSRTLARMIVAKRAHLSTSGYLEWDMKHSVRRNINYYHNSWLTVLQPGDYMVFSRVTFSKADPERPLASAVKVRRGESTDETVAMQAYCNIDASGSGSKPQLCTASTAEVISLERGNRLSLWVQDLSLVDYSQAATSFGMYKL
- the cd40lg gene encoding CD40 ligand isoform X2, yielding MINTYHSSVPSLPPPLPPRQSQVLIRPQASSVGRSKTLLRSLLGVAVLHLLLTAGGFAFLYSTGRTEKPPLLSEATFQQSSSRTLARMIVAKRAHLSTCYLEWDMKHSVRRNINYYHNSWLTVLQPGDYMVFSRVTFSKADPERPLASAVKVRRGESTDETVAMQAYCNIDASGSGSKPQLCTASTAEVISLERGNRLSLWVQDLSLVDYSQAATSFGMYKL